The following coding sequences lie in one Saccharopolyspora hordei genomic window:
- a CDS encoding SDR family NAD(P)-dependent oxidoreductase, whose amino-acid sequence MNELSGRRALVTGAATGIGRVVAQDLARRGAEVLGVDRDETVAEIAEGCEDSVAARLEGAVFDLADTAQLEALADLAAAEPGFDVLVNCAAAYPPQGGFLEASIADWTRVLAVNVVATGVLSTAVARGLHAVGKASGSIVNFCSLQEAMPVPGYGPYVASKGGVRAATKALAVELAPWGLRVNAVAPGVVNTPSTLATLDGRSWGDDGAPPTLLGRAGTSDEVADAVAFLASDASSFITGTIVPVDGGRHLSRRPDPVGTRDVTTGRNR is encoded by the coding sequence GGCGCGGCGACCGGGATCGGCCGGGTCGTGGCGCAGGACCTGGCCCGGCGCGGCGCCGAGGTGCTCGGCGTCGACCGCGACGAGACCGTCGCCGAAATCGCCGAGGGCTGCGAGGATTCCGTTGCCGCGCGGCTGGAAGGCGCCGTCTTCGACCTCGCCGACACGGCGCAACTCGAGGCGCTCGCCGACCTCGCCGCCGCAGAACCCGGCTTCGACGTGCTGGTCAACTGCGCGGCGGCCTACCCGCCCCAGGGCGGTTTCCTCGAGGCGTCCATCGCGGACTGGACCCGCGTGCTCGCGGTGAACGTCGTCGCCACGGGCGTGCTGAGCACCGCCGTCGCGCGCGGGCTGCACGCGGTGGGCAAGGCCAGCGGTTCGATCGTGAACTTCTGCAGCCTCCAGGAGGCCATGCCGGTGCCCGGCTACGGGCCCTACGTCGCCAGCAAGGGCGGGGTGCGGGCGGCCACGAAGGCGTTGGCCGTGGAGCTCGCGCCGTGGGGGCTGCGGGTCAACGCGGTGGCACCGGGCGTGGTCAACACACCGTCCACTTTGGCCACTCTCGACGGCAGGAGCTGGGGTGACGACGGCGCACCACCGACGCTGCTCGGCCGCGCCGGGACCTCGGACGAGGTGGCCGACGCAGTGGCCTTCCTCGCCTCCGACGCCTCCTCGTTCATCACCGGCACCATCGTCCCGGTCGACGGCGGCCGCCACCTCAGCCGCCGCCCCGACCCGGTCGGCACCCGCGACGTCACCACCGGGAGGAACCGATGA
- a CDS encoding bifunctional 4-hydroxy-2-oxoglutarate aldolase/2-dehydro-3-deoxy-phosphogluconate aldolase, producing MTDPDLSPLTVVYRGMAPQQVLRLSEALHQAGVRSFEVTMTGERPMETIELLSRELPGDALIGAGTVSTPEQVSASAAAGARFAVSPHFDAEVVERTREEGLLSVPGAFTPTEIMAARKAGADVVKVFPINAVGADYLRQLRGPMPDLVVMASGGVTPALAAEVVAAGAACVAVGHHLLGAAPDGTFDPAELRVRTGEFLRAVGAAS from the coding sequence ATGACCGATCCGGACCTGTCCCCGCTCACCGTCGTCTACCGGGGCATGGCTCCCCAGCAGGTGCTCCGGCTGAGCGAAGCGCTGCACCAGGCCGGGGTGCGCTCCTTCGAGGTCACCATGACCGGGGAGCGCCCGATGGAGACGATCGAGCTGCTGAGCCGGGAGCTCCCCGGCGACGCGCTGATCGGTGCGGGCACGGTCAGCACGCCCGAGCAGGTCTCGGCGTCGGCGGCCGCCGGTGCGCGCTTCGCGGTGTCGCCGCACTTCGACGCCGAGGTCGTCGAGCGCACCCGCGAGGAAGGTCTGCTGTCGGTGCCGGGGGCGTTCACCCCGACCGAGATCATGGCGGCGCGCAAGGCCGGTGCCGACGTGGTGAAGGTCTTCCCGATCAACGCGGTCGGCGCCGACTACCTCCGCCAGCTGCGCGGCCCGATGCCGGATCTGGTGGTGATGGCCAGCGGTGGCGTGACCCCCGCGCTGGCCGCCGAGGTGGTGGCGGCGGGCGCGGCGTGCGTCGCCGTCGGGCACCACCTGCTCGGGGCCGCCCCGGACGGCACCTTCGACCCCGCCGAGCTGCGGGTGCGGACGGGCGAGTTCCTGCGCGCCGTCGGAGCCGCGTCATGA
- a CDS encoding FadR/GntR family transcriptional regulator, with product MSVEDDPWVPLRQGSVSDLIAERILHAIKSQDLQPGDRLPPERELAARLGTSRPSLREALRSLRASGHVEIKHGSGVFVADPRGSHALRDAIASEELTLTELFDMREVLEVPATAWAARNQDRELLAKVTEAFHALDRCARSAEIDWAELRTLDSAFHLRIVEAAGNRFLTRTETVLQDILARGMQTTLQLPGRLERSRRDHARIHEAVIAGDPVAARRAAKAHIDGARRAALKHLHDERSANDGSGQPD from the coding sequence ATGAGCGTTGAGGACGATCCCTGGGTACCGCTGCGCCAGGGTTCCGTCTCGGACCTGATCGCGGAGCGGATCCTGCACGCGATCAAGTCCCAGGACCTCCAACCCGGGGACCGGCTTCCCCCGGAGCGCGAGCTGGCCGCGCGCCTGGGCACGAGCAGGCCCTCCCTGCGGGAGGCGCTGCGCTCGCTGCGGGCGAGCGGGCACGTCGAGATCAAGCACGGCAGCGGCGTGTTCGTCGCCGACCCCCGCGGGTCCCACGCGCTGCGGGACGCCATCGCCTCCGAGGAGCTCACGCTCACCGAGCTGTTCGACATGCGCGAAGTGCTGGAGGTCCCCGCCACGGCGTGGGCGGCGCGCAACCAGGACCGCGAGCTGCTGGCCAAGGTGACGGAGGCCTTCCACGCGCTGGACCGCTGCGCCCGTTCCGCCGAGATCGACTGGGCCGAGCTGCGCACGCTGGACTCCGCCTTCCACCTCCGGATCGTCGAGGCGGCGGGGAACCGGTTCCTGACGCGCACCGAGACGGTGCTGCAGGACATCCTCGCGCGAGGCATGCAGACCACCCTGCAGCTGCCCGGGCGGCTGGAACGGTCCCGCCGCGACCACGCGCGCATCCACGAAGCCGTCATCGCGGGCGATCCCGTCGCAGCGCGGCGAGCGGCCAAGGCGCACATCGACGGCGCTCGTCGTGCTGCGCTGAAGCACCTGCACGACGAGCGCTCGGCGAACGACGGATCAGGGCAGCCGGACTGA
- a CDS encoding flavin reductase family protein — protein sequence MALPAFRAPTAADMRRSMGRFTTGVAIVSSGVGDNACGMTISSLTSICLDPAILLVSLTEGSRTTGMVAATGRFAVSVLSSRQEAVARRFATRGGARFEGLDCEHGEFGVPLIADALVHAECDVRSAHDIGDHTVFYGQVRNLRCREGTGLVFYSGRFGDFHDFGHDEVPWVF from the coding sequence ATGGCACTTCCAGCCTTCCGAGCGCCGACGGCGGCGGACATGCGCCGCAGCATGGGGCGCTTCACCACCGGGGTGGCGATCGTGTCCAGCGGGGTCGGCGACAACGCCTGCGGCATGACGATCAGCTCGCTGACCTCGATCTGCCTGGACCCGGCGATCCTGCTGGTGTCCCTGACCGAGGGCTCCCGCACCACCGGCATGGTGGCCGCGACCGGCCGGTTCGCGGTCTCGGTCCTCAGCTCCCGGCAGGAGGCGGTCGCCCGCCGCTTCGCCACCCGCGGCGGCGCGCGGTTCGAGGGCCTGGACTGCGAGCACGGCGAGTTCGGGGTGCCGCTGATCGCCGACGCCCTGGTCCACGCCGAGTGCGACGTGCGCAGCGCGCACGACATCGGCGACCACACGGTGTTCTACGGCCAGGTCCGCAACCTGCGCTGCCGGGAGGGAACGGGATTGGTGTTCTACTCCGGCAGGTTCGGCGACTTCCACGACTTCGGCCACGACGAGGTCCCCTGGGTGTTCTGA
- a CDS encoding SMP-30/gluconolactonase/LRE family protein, whose amino-acid sequence MSVDPVGEVRARFGEGPCWDADAKTLLWVDITGGAVHRTNPADGVTEQCPLGGEVSAVFPTTRGTSVVARDSALLEVSGPDVVGEIASVPPHPRMRFNDGGPDPRGRLLIGTMHADKDPGTAALYRLDDELVPIVTGATVSNGLGCSPDGGLLYYADSPTLRIDVFDYDADAGMPRGRRTFADVSDLGGRPDGLTVDADGCVWVAMIGGSQLLRYTPEGRLDRVVPLPVSHPTSVAFGGADLAELFVTTARDPLSEADLAEQPLAGRLLRLDPGVTGSATPSVRLP is encoded by the coding sequence ATGAGCGTCGACCCGGTGGGCGAGGTCCGCGCCCGCTTCGGTGAAGGGCCGTGCTGGGACGCCGACGCGAAAACCCTGCTGTGGGTGGACATCACGGGCGGGGCGGTGCACCGGACCAACCCCGCCGACGGGGTCACCGAGCAGTGCCCGCTGGGCGGTGAGGTCTCCGCGGTGTTCCCGACCACCCGCGGGACCTCGGTCGTGGCCCGCGACAGCGCGCTGCTGGAGGTGTCCGGCCCGGACGTCGTCGGCGAGATCGCGAGCGTGCCGCCGCACCCCCGGATGCGGTTCAACGACGGCGGCCCCGACCCGCGGGGCAGGCTGCTGATCGGCACGATGCACGCCGACAAGGATCCGGGCACCGCCGCGCTCTACCGACTCGACGACGAGCTGGTCCCGATCGTCACCGGGGCGACGGTGTCGAACGGTCTCGGCTGTAGCCCGGACGGCGGACTCCTCTACTACGCCGACAGCCCGACGTTGCGCATCGACGTGTTCGACTACGACGCCGATGCGGGAATGCCGCGCGGTCGCCGGACGTTCGCCGACGTCTCGGACCTCGGCGGGCGACCGGACGGGCTGACCGTCGACGCCGACGGCTGCGTGTGGGTGGCCATGATCGGCGGCTCCCAGCTGCTGCGGTACACACCGGAGGGGCGCCTCGACCGCGTCGTGCCGCTGCCGGTCTCGCACCCGACGAGCGTGGCCTTCGGCGGTGCCGACCTGGCCGAGCTGTTCGTGACGACCGCCCGCGACCCGCTGTCGGAGGCCGACCTCGCCGAGCAGCCGCTCGCCGGGCGGTTGCTGCGGCTCGACCCGGGCGTCACGGGCTCGGCCACCCCGTCAGTCCGGCTGCCCTGA
- a CDS encoding cupin domain-containing protein: protein MAKPEHEFFPVSDVEFTVCPGDDPKITERILAADPETGVATRILRYEPGADSTPMGVQEHDFWEEVYILEGSFTDLTLGETFTAGMYACRPPGMPHGPWRTDEGVVTFEVRYRGK, encoded by the coding sequence ATGGCCAAGCCGGAGCACGAGTTCTTCCCCGTCAGCGACGTCGAGTTCACCGTCTGCCCGGGCGACGACCCGAAGATCACCGAGCGGATCCTGGCCGCGGACCCCGAAACCGGGGTGGCCACCCGCATCCTGCGCTACGAACCCGGTGCGGACTCGACCCCGATGGGCGTCCAGGAGCACGACTTCTGGGAGGAGGTGTACATCCTGGAGGGCTCGTTCACCGACCTCACCCTCGGCGAGACCTTCACCGCCGGGATGTACGCCTGCCGCCCGCCGGGGATGCCGCACGGCCCCTGGCGCACCGACGAGGGCGTGGTCACCTTCGAAGTCCGCTACCGCGGGAAGTAG